The nucleotide sequence GTGCTGTCGCTGCTGGCCCTGGCGTTTTCATTCGGCAAGGCGCGGCGGCTGCCGCTGCTGAGTGATCTGGTCGGGCATCTGCCCGCCCGGTTGTATCGTGGACCGCTGCGGCGTCTGCTGGATGCGCCCCACCAGGGCGACAGCCTGCTCGCGCCACTGCACACGCCATTCTTGCTGCTGCTGACGCAACGCTTTGCACTGGCCTTCAATACCACCGCGCTATTGGCGCTGTTTATTTACGTGGCGTTGCAGGACATCGCTTTCGGCTGGAGCACTACGCTGGACATTACCCCCGCAGGGCTGGTGGCGCTGGTGCGCACGCTGGCATTGCCCTGGGCGTGGTGGCCCACGGCGGTGCCCACCTATGAATTGATCGAAGCCTCGCATTTCTTCCGTCTCGGCGGTGAAGTCGACGCCGGCAACCCGGCGCTGCTGGGCCGCTGGTGGCCGTTCCTCGCGTGCCTGTGGACGGTATATGCGCTGCTGCCACGCTATCTGATGCTGCGCTGGTGCCGGTATCGCTGGCGCAGCACGCTACGGCAAACCTTGCTGAACCATCCACTGTATCGGCAAACGCTGTCGCAGTTCGTGTTTGACCAGCACGGCGCGGCACGCGAGGCCGCACAGGTGATGACGCTGACGCTGCTGGACATGCTCACGCACCAGGAAAAAACCGAGCTGGATGGCCGCAAACCGGATGCCGCGATTGCGCGTGAATTGCAGGCGCGCTGGCAGGCCCATCAACAGCAGCAGGAAGCCGATGCACTGTCCGCGCTGGCGACTCTTTATCTGCAGAGTGACGCCGACCTGTCGCGCTACACCAGCCAGCAACAGGTGCCCGACCCGGAGCGGCTGTTCGTGATTGATGACTGGGAACGCTGGGGCCTGAGCCGCAAACGGCTGGCGCTGCTGGCCGGGGCCGGCGGTGGCACGCTGGGTGCCGGTGTGGGGGCGTCGCTGGATGCGGCCACCGCCGGCATGAGTCTGGGCTCGCTCACGGCCACGCTGGCGGCGGTGGGCGCTGCGGGGTCGGCGGCGTCGGTGTATTTTTCAGACCGGCTGGCAAAAGTCAGTGCCGATCATGCGGTGGTGCGTTTCGGCCCGGTGCAGAACCGGCAATACCCGTGGGTGGTGCTGGGCCGGCTGATCAGCGCCTGGATCACGTTGAGCCGCAAGGTGCCCGGCAGCACTCCACGCACGGACACGCCACCGGACTGGCGGGGGCTGTTGGGCCGCCGCCAGGAAACCGAGCTGGAAAAGCTGTTCGTGCAATGCCGTAAAGGCCAGCCGGAGCGCGTGCGCCCCGAGCTGGAAACCGCCCTGCTGCGCATCATGGACACGCTGCTGGCCGGGCCTCAGTAAGGCAATGAAGGGCGGCGCAGGCTCAGCAGCAAGGTGACCGTGAGGATCAGCGCGATCACACCGAGCGACGCCAGCACCGGCATGTGGAACCAGGGCATCAGCAGCATTTTGGCGCCGATAAACACCAGAATCGCGGCCAGGCCGTATTTCAGCAGCGAGAAGCGCTCGGCCATGCCCGACAGCATGAAATACATGGCGCGCAGGCCGAGAATGGCGAACAGGTTCGAGGTCAGCACGATAAAGGGATCGGTGGTGATGGCGAAGATGGCCGGGATGCTGTCCACCGCAAACACGACATCGGAAATCTCCACCAGGATCAGCGCCAGCAGCAGCGGCGTGGCGTAGCGCACACCGTCACGCATCACGAAAAAGCGCTCGCCTTCCAGTGTGTCGGTGATCGGATAATGCCGGCGTATCCAGCGGATCAGCGGGTGCGTGGCCAGATCGACTTCTTTTTCCGGCGCCAGCATGCGCAGGCCGGTAAACACCAGGAACGCACCAAACAGATACAGCACCCAGTGGAACTGGCTGACCAGCCAGCTGCCGCCAAACACCATGCCGGTGCGCAGGACGATCGCGCCGAGGATGCCGTAGAGCAATACGCGCCGTTGCAGCTCGGCGGGCACCGCGAAGTAGCCGAAGATCAGCATCCAGACGAACACATTGTCGACGGCGAGGGATTTTTCCAGCAGGTAGCCGGTGAGAAACAACAGCGTGGTGTCGTTGGCCACGGCGCGGCCGCTTTCCGCATCCAGATACAGCCAGAGCCCCCCGGCAAACGCCAGCGACACGCTCACCCACACCAGCGACCAGAGTGCCGCTTCACGGAAACTGACCCGGTGGCGCTTGCCGCCGCCGAGCATCAGGTCTACGGCCAG is from Isoalcanivorax pacificus W11-5 and encodes:
- a CDS encoding DUF2868 domain-containing protein produces the protein MKHHHKWTLARLLLRRRTPQIPAFPATDGDIPAPGTARRAAPGDLQRLVDLDAAWHRDGRLVQPPAASFSDVLKSTPPTMAEGDRLDYWLAGRFPRSPSPGARLESALQWCQAIAVLLGLVLGFGFMAGLIAYDGSQQVNVLWIIALAVLQLVLSLLALAFSFGKARRLPLLSDLVGHLPARLYRGPLRRLLDAPHQGDSLLAPLHTPFLLLLTQRFALAFNTTALLALFIYVALQDIAFGWSTTLDITPAGLVALVRTLALPWAWWPTAVPTYELIEASHFFRLGGEVDAGNPALLGRWWPFLACLWTVYALLPRYLMLRWCRYRWRSTLRQTLLNHPLYRQTLSQFVFDQHGAAREAAQVMTLTLLDMLTHQEKTELDGRKPDAAIARELQARWQAHQQQQEADALSALATLYLQSDADLSRYTSQQQVPDPERLFVIDDWERWGLSRKRLALLAGAGGGTLGAGVGASLDAATAGMSLGSLTATLAAVGAAGSAASVYFSDRLAKVSADHAVVRFGPVQNRQYPWVVLGRLISAWITLSRKVPGSTPRTDTPPDWRGLLGRRQETELEKLFVQCRKGQPERVRPELETALLRIMDTLLAGPQ
- a CDS encoding TerC family protein translates to MQSIGTWWMWAGFAVIVLAMLAVDLMLGGGKRHRVSFREAALWSLVWVSVSLAFAGGLWLYLDAESGRAVANDTTLLFLTGYLLEKSLAVDNVFVWMLIFGYFAVPAELQRRVLLYGILGAIVLRTGMVFGGSWLVSQFHWVLYLFGAFLVFTGLRMLAPEKEVDLATHPLIRWIRRHYPITDTLEGERFFVMRDGVRYATPLLLALILVEISDVVFAVDSIPAIFAITTDPFIVLTSNLFAILGLRAMYFMLSGMAERFSLLKYGLAAILVFIGAKMLLMPWFHMPVLASLGVIALILTVTLLLSLRRPSLPY